A section of the Primulina eburnea isolate SZY01 chromosome 1, ASM2296580v1, whole genome shotgun sequence genome encodes:
- the LOC140811232 gene encoding protein BASIC PENTACYSTEINE6-like, whose protein sequence is MMDHNHFTIKTFMAITAERDAAIRERNMALEERKRAFQERDLAMLQRDAAIAERNAVMQERDEAIAALQFRENSGNEYDTLPDTSGHELPSGDKHIPYQQVHISEAAFSPRESSRVDELTVTEAPETAKSRKGRQPKDGKPIKSAKCARIGKRSSEGLSKPLNSVASNGWNKERVLDCDEEDLDKPVSWKDNLGLNQISFDDSAMPVPVCTCTGSPQPCYRWGSGGWQSACCTTTISMYPLPQAANRRYSRVGGRKMSGSAFSKLLNRLAAEGYDFSTPLDLKSHWAKHGTNRYSTLK, encoded by the exons ATGATG GACCACAATCACTTTACCATAAAGACATTCATGGCCATCACAGCCGAGAGAGATGCTGCCATCCGAGAGAGGAACATGGCACTAGAGGAGAGAAAGAGGGCTTTCCAAGAGCGAGATTTGGCGATGCTGCAGCGTGATGCTGCAATCGCCGAGCGAAATGCTGTCATGCAGGAGCGAGACGAAGCAATTGCTGCTCTGCAATTTCGAGAGAATTCAGGGAATGAATATGACACTCTCCCTGATACATCTGGACACGAACTACCCAGTGGAGATAAGCACATCCCATACCAGCAAGTGCATATATCTGAAGCAGCTTTTAGTCCTAGAGAAAGTTCAAGAGTTGATGAACTCACTGTTACAGAGGCTCCTGAAACAGCAAAATCAAGAAAAGGGAGGCAGCCAAAAGACGGAAAACCAATCAAGTCAGCCAAATGCGCAAGAATTGGTAAAAGATCGTCCGAAGGTTTGAGTAAGCCACTTAACTCTGTTGCATCCAATGGTTGGAACAAGGAGCGAGTTTTGGACTGCGATGAGGAGGATCTAGATAAGCCGGTTTCATGGAAAGATAATCTAGGTTTGAACCAAATAAGCTTCGATGACTCAGCCATGCCAGTGCCTGTTTGCACTTGCACAGGATCTCCCCAACCTTGCTACAGATGGGGCAGTGGTGGATGGCAGTCAGCCTGCTGTACTACCACGATTTCAATGTATCCATTGCCTCAGGCGGCCAATAGACGCTACTCTCGCGTTGGCGGCCGAAAAATGAGTGGCAGTGCATTTAGCAAGTTGCTTAATCGGCTTGCTGCCGAGGGATATGATTTCTCTACTCCACTGGATCTTAAATCTCACTGGGCTAAGCATGGCACAAACCGTTACAGCACACTAAAATAG
- the LOC140811496 gene encoding uncharacterized protein: protein MTNRKVDTVKTTTTPKRASPAVNKSAGRMQATTSSAGVRAESSPAKTSDPKRASSGRTRKLKPKDGSPSIAPTSVPQPSVEMVASSAEASKLTKVTKRAPKVVRKVVKKVVKKKIPVSARDSSGRVPEIRADEAAMIEETLKEKAFEGSNVADSVGHEPTTDESSLVGNMQGSALENKNTCNAGKHLNKEDMVDEPQNHLMQSTANLCVVEPIITGTMSVDGVEPTLSDAEDPEEEEEEQTETNNESMRKQDDASLEEAGDEKIEGISDQEVHEEFGGEDFADDDEPENMSEAETLEEEQVELNVAAKERRARKEREIFVGGLDRDAVEEDIRKVFKYAGEVVEIRIHKDPATNKNKGFAFVQFATKEQASYALSEMKNPVIHGKRCGTASIEGDDTLFLGNICNTWTKEAINQKLKDYGVEGVENITMVADPRNEGLSRGFVFVEFSCHAEALLAYKRLQKSDVVFGHCERTVKVAFAEPQREPDPEVMAQVKSVFIDGLPPHWDEDHVRENFKVFGEITKILLARNMSTAKRKDFGFVDFNTHQEAVSCVEGVSKNGLNDGNLKVTVRARLSNPLPKMQAIKGGMCGGFRIGHGRGFVQAGQPFSRANFQYGGAFHPRGAGRGGRVDSFREHEFNVPQRPVHGRQNSGRGERWGFRGAYQRPEPARPYPSRLRHGDRGYGHYEPYHGPTYSFEEGYARPFMGRHFDDSYPYDDVAHGIKRPYYMTDSDFAEPSRSRPRLDHSDHAVPHRGTRYQADGSFLPQNYYGSGYGGGAYSAFNRADHPYERDYYY from the exons ATGACAAATCGCAAAGTCGATACCGTCAAAACAACCACGACGCCGAAAAGGGCGTCACCGGCGGTGAATAAATCCGCCGGCAGGATGCAAGCGACAACGTCCTCTGCAGGAGTAAGAGCCGAGTCTTCTCCTGCAAAGACCTCCGATCCAAAGCGTGCTTCGTCCGGCCGAACGAGAAAACTCAAGCCTAAAGATGGTTCCCCCAGCATCGCCCCCACTTCTGTGCCACAACCGTCAG TTGAAATGGTGGCATCATCAGCTGAAGCCTCTAAGTTGACTAAGGTTACAAAACGTGCACCTAAAGTAGTGAGAAAGGTCGTAAAGAAAGTGGTAAAGAAGAAGATCCCTGTTTCAGCTAGGGATTCTTCTGGGCGTGTCCCAGAAATAAGGGCTGATGAGGCGGCAATGATTGAAGAAACATTGAAAGAGAAAGCATTTGAGGGTTCCAATGTTGCAGATTCTGTTGGCCATGAACCTACGACAGATGAAAGCTCTTTGGTAGGCAATATGCAAGGGTCTGCATTGGAGAATAAAAATACCTGTAATGCTGGAAAACACTTAAACAAGGAAGATATGGTGGATGAACCACAGAATCACTTGATGCAAAGTACTGCAAACTTGTGTGTTGTAGAGCCTATCATTACCGGTACAATGTCTGTGGATGGTGTAGAGCCCACACTATCTGATGCAGAAGATCCAGAGGAAGAGGAGGAAGAGCAGACAGAAACAAATAACGAGTCCATGAGGAAACAGGATGATGCTTCCCTTGAGGAAGCTGGTGATGAAAAGATTGAGGGGATCAGTGATCAAGAGGTTCATGAAGAATTTGGTGGGGAAGATTTTGCTGATGACGATGAACCAGAGAATATGTCAGAAGCTGAGACGTTGGAAGAGGAACAAGTGGAGTTGAATGTTGCTGCAAAGGAGCGTAGAGCTAGGAAAGAGAGGGAGATATTTGTTGGTGGGTTAGACAGGGATGCTGTGGAAGAGGATATTAGAAAGGTTTTCAAGTATGCTGGGGAGGTTGTTGAAATTCGCATACACAAGGATCCTGCCACTAATAAAAACAAGGGCTTTGCTTTTGTTCAGTTTGCAACGAAGGAACAAGCTAGTTACGCATTGTCAGAAATGAAGAACCCTGTT ATACATGGAAAGCGATGTGGTACTGCTTCAATTGAGGGTGATGACACATTGTTTTTGGGTAACATATGCAATACTTGGACTAAGGAAGCG ATTAATCAAAAGCTCAAGGATTATGGAGTTGAAGGTGTTGAAAATATTACTATGGTAGCAGATCCTCGAAATGAAGGGTTGAGCCGTGGTTTTGTATTCGTTGAGTTCTCTTGTCATGCTGAGGCTCTATTGGCATATAAAAGACTCCAAAAGTCCGATGTTGTATTTGGTCACTGTGAGAGAACTGTCAAAGTGGCTTTCGCTGAACCTCAGCGCGAGCCAGATCCTGAAGTCATGGCTCAGGTTAAGTCAGTGTTTATTGATGGGCTCCCACCACACTGGGATGAAGATCATGTGAGGGAGAATTTCAAAGTTTTTGGGGAGATAACCAAAATTTTGCTGGCACGAAATATGTCAACTGCCAAGAGGAAGGATTTTGGGTTTGTTGATTTCAATACCCATCAGGAAGCTGTTTCTTGTGTTGAAGGTGTAAGCAAAAATGGACTGAATGATGGCAACTTGAAG GTTACAGTGCGAGCGAGACTTTCAAATCCTTTGCCAAAGATGCAGGCTATAAAAGGTGGAATGTGTGGAGGCTTTCGGATTGGTCATG GAAGGGGTTTTGTTCAAGCTGGCCAGCCTTTCAGCAGAGCAAACTTCCAATATGGCGGAGCTTTTCATCCTCGTGGTGCTGGACGTGGTGGCAGGGTGGACTCTTTCCGTGAACATGAATTTAATGTTCCACAACGACCTGTTCATGGAAGACAGAATTCTGGACGAG GGGAAAGATGGGGTTTCAGGGGTGCTTACCAACGCCCAGAGCCTGCAAGGCCTTACCCCAGCAGGTTGAGACACGGTGATAGAGGCTATGGTCATTATGAACCATACCATGGGCCAACATATTCTTTCGAGGAGGGATACGCAAGGCCTTTCATGGGGAGGCATTTTGATGACTCATACCCATATGATGATGTTGCACATGGGATAAAGCGGCCTTATTACATGACG GATTCTGATTTTGCAGAACCCAGTAGAAGTCGACCTCGGCTAGATCATTCAGATCACGCTGTTCCACATCGTGGAACTAGATATCAAG CCGACGGCAGTTTCTTGCCGCAAAACTATTATGGGTCTGGG TACGGTGGTGGTGCTTATTCAGCATTTAATCGGGCTGATCATCCCTATGAGCGTGATTATTACTATTAG
- the LOC140811682 gene encoding GDP-mannose 4,6 dehydratase 1 translates to MATDSVSRSESADANGTDDLATPSPLPPLQTTRKIALITGITGQDGSYLTEFLLDKGYEVHGLIRRSSNFNTQRINHIYIDPHNAHKARMKLHYADLSDASSLRRWVDTILPDEVYNLAAQSHVAVSFEIPDYTADVVATGALRLLEAVRSHISSTGRSHIKYYQAGSSEMFGSTPPPQSESTPFHPRSPYAASKCAAHWYTVNYREAYGIFACNGILFNHESPRRGENFVTRKITRAVGRIKIGLQSKLFLGNLQASRDWGFAGDYVEAMWMMLQQEQPGDYVVATEESHTVEEFLIAAFGYVGLNWRDHVVIDKRYFRPTEVDNLKGDASKAKKLLGWKPNVGFEQLVKMMVDEDIELAKREKVLVDAGYMDAQQQP, encoded by the coding sequence ATGGCCACTGATTCCGTTTCCAGATCCGAATCCGCCGACGCCAATGGCACCGATGATCTCGCCACCCCATCCCCTCTGCCGCCGCTGCAAACCACCCGGAAGATTGCTCTGATCACCGGGATCACCGGCCAAGACGGCTCCTACCTCACCGAGTTCCTTCTGGATAAAGGGTACGAAGTTCACGGTCTCATCCGGCGATCCTCCAACTTCAACACGCAGCGGATCAACCACATCTACATTGACCCCCACAACGCCCACAAGGCCCGGATGAAGCTCCACTACGCCGATTTGAGCGACGCCTCCTCACTCCGCCGCTGGGTCGATACAATCCTCCCTGATGAAGTCTACAACCTCGCCGCGCAGTCCCACGTCGCCGTGTCCTTCGAGATCCCCGATTACACCGCCGACGTGGTTGCCACGGGTGCACTCCGCCTCCTGGAGGCTGTCCGCTCTCACATTTCCTCGACAGGTCGGTCGCATATCAAATACTACCAGGCGGGGTCGTCGGAGATGTTCGGATCCACTCCGCCACCACAGTCCGAGTCCACCCCCTTCCACCCCCGTTCCCCATACGCCGCCTCCAAGTGCGCCGCTCATTGGTACACCGTCAATTACCGTGAGGCGTATGGCATCTTCGCCTGCAATGGTATCCTATTCAACCACGAGTCACCCCGAAGGGGTGAGAATTTCGTGACCCGTAAGATCACCCGAGCCGTCGGTCGAATCAAGATCGGGCTGCAGAGCAAACTATTCCTTGGTAATCTGCAGGCATCAAGGGACTGGGGATTCGCAGGAGACTATGTGGAAGCAATGTGGATGATGCTTCAACAGGAGCAGCCAGGGGACTATGTGGTGGCCACGGAGGAGTCTCACACGGTGGAGGAATTCTTGATAGCTGCATTCGGATATGTTGGATTGAATTGGAGAGATCATGTCGTGATCGATAAACGGTATTTTAGGCCTACAGAGGTGGATAATCTCAAAGGGGACGCTAGCAAGGCCAAGAAACTACTGGGATGGAAGCCTAATGTCGGGTTCGAGCAGCTGGTGAAGATGATGGTAGACGAAGATATTGAATTGGCTAAGAGGGAAAAGGTACTTGTTGATGCTGGTTATATGGATGCCCAGCAGCAACCTTGA